The Campylobacter sp. CNRCH_2014_0184h region CAAGCGGTGGAGCAGAGTTTTTAAAAGATCAAGGCATAAAAGTTCACATGGGAATTTGCGAGCAAAGAGCCAAAGAGCTTTTAAAGCCTTTTTTAAAATGGCAAAAGTCAAGTTTTAAATTTTTTAAACTAGCTCTTTCTTTAAATGGCTCTGCTTATGGTAAAATCGTAAGTTCTAAAGCAAGTAGAACTTACGCTCACACATTACGCTCAAAGCTTGATTTACTTGTAGTAGGTGGAGAAACTATAAGGCATGATAGGCCTATTTTAGATGCAAGGCTAGCTCAAGCTAAAGCGCCAAATTTATGCATACTAAGCCATCAAAATTTAGAAAGTTTTGATCCAAACATTCCTTTATTTAGCGTAGCTGAAAGAGAAATTTTTACAAGCATTCCTAGTGAAGCCAAGTTTATCATGTATGAGGGTGGGGAGAATTTTTTAAAAGCCTTTAAAGATGAGCTAGATATGCTTTTGATTTTTTCAAACTCGAATTTAAACACCCTTGAAAATGTTAAGTTAGATTTAAAGCTAAAGCCTTTATACAAAGGCTTTTTAGAAAATGATACTTATGGATTTTATGAGATTATTAAATCTTAATAAATTTTTTGTGAGCTTACTTGTGTGAAAAATTGTGTCAAAGTGTTAGCAAAAAAGCTAGCACTTTGCTCTTCTAAACGTTTTAAAAACTTATCTATAGCATCTTCTTTTTGCCAGATAGGGTTTTGTACTTTGGCTAGTTTTTCTACTTCTTTTTTGGCTTGCTCGTAATTGCCTATTTTATCAATGAGTTTTAATTTTAAAGCCTCGTTTGCTAAAAACACTTTTGCATCGGCCCATGAGTTTGTTTGATTTAAGTCTAATTTACGATTTTTAGCGACAAATTGTGTGAAAAGCTCATAGCTTTGATTAGCTAAATTTTGTAAAAAGTCTTTTTCATCTTCGCTCCATTTACGCATGAAAGTTCCTGCTTCTTTATAACTTCCTGCTTTGATAGTTTGCTCATTTATACCAAGTTTTTGTGCAAGCTCACTTACTTCAAAGCCTTGCATGATTACCCCAATAGATCCTACAAAGCTAGCAGGATTAGCGATGATCATATCAGCTCCCACCGCACTTAAGTAGCTTCCGCTTGCTATAGTTCCACCTGCATAGACTACCACAGGCTTTTTAGCTTTAAGATCTTGTATAGCTAAAGCTATTTCCATGCTTGGTGCAAAAGCTCCACCAGGGCTATCTATAAAAAGTAAAACCCCTTTTATAGCTTTATCCTCTTTGACTTTGTAAATTTGTTCTAAAAGATTACTCGCATCGCTAATTTCGCCTTTAAGGTTAATTTGTGCTAAGTTTGCATTGGAAAGTTTAGCATTATCTCCGCTTGGAGCAAGGATTAAAAATACGATAAATAAAAACACAAAGGTTTTAAAATAAGTGTTGATATAAGAAATGATTTTTCCAATTCCTTTAAAAAATGATTTTATAATTTGCATTCTTTTCCTTCTATAAAAAGTTTTAACACTTCTTTGCTTTGTAAGATAAACTGCAAAGGAAGTTGTTTTAAATTTACACTATTTGGTAAAGCAAAAAGACTAAAATCAGCTATTTTGCTTTTTTGAATTTGGCCTAGGTTTAAATTCAAGGCTTTTGCGGCTTTGTTAGTCGCCATTAAAAGCAATATTTTAGCAAAATTTTCTAACTCTAAATCATCATGTATAAGTAAATTTGCTCTCATTTCATCAAGCATGCTTAAAGAGGTATTTGAGCTTAAGCCATCAGTTCCTAAGTGGATATTAACACTATTTTTTAAAGCAGATTTTAATTTAAAAGTGTTTTTACTCAAAAGTCTGTTTGAAAAAGCACAATGCGTGATCGAGTGTAAATTTTTATCTAGCAAATCCCATTCTTTAAAATACACACAATGTGTAAATAAAGTCCTTTGGCCTTTAAAAAGCTCTAAAAAGCTTTGTGGAGTGTAAAATGGCATAGGATTTTTGCTAAATTTAGCCAAGCTCTTTTTAAAACCACCTTTTT contains the following coding sequences:
- the sppA gene encoding signal peptide peptidase SppA, with protein sequence MQIIKSFFKGIGKIISYINTYFKTFVFLFIVFLILAPSGDNAKLSNANLAQINLKGEISDASNLLEQIYKVKEDKAIKGVLLFIDSPGGAFAPSMEIALAIQDLKAKKPVVVYAGGTIASGSYLSAVGADMIIANPASFVGSIGVIMQGFEVSELAQKLGINEQTIKAGSYKEAGTFMRKWSEDEKDFLQNLANQSYELFTQFVAKNRKLDLNQTNSWADAKVFLANEALKLKLIDKIGNYEQAKKEVEKLAKVQNPIWQKEDAIDKFLKRLEEQSASFFANTLTQFFTQVSSQKIY
- the ribD gene encoding bifunctional diaminohydroxyphosphoribosylaminopyrimidine deaminase/5-amino-6-(5-phosphoribosylamino)uracil reductase RibD; amino-acid sequence: MNHEFYMNLAIDEAWKYQLLTYPNPAVGCVILDKNGKILSIEAHKEAGKAHAELEAVSKALKALNPNLDLPHNANDLHEFICQNHQGLLKGASAYVSLEPCNHQGKTPPCAKLFSTLGFSEVFIATKDEHKLASGGAEFLKDQGIKVHMGICEQRAKELLKPFLKWQKSSFKFFKLALSLNGSAYGKIVSSKASRTYAHTLRSKLDLLVVGGETIRHDRPILDARLAQAKAPNLCILSHQNLESFDPNIPLFSVAEREIFTSIPSEAKFIMYEGGENFLKAFKDELDMLLIFSNSNLNTLENVKLDLKLKPLYKGFLENDTYGFYEIIKS